A single window of Synechococcus sp. CBW1004 DNA harbors:
- the lgt gene encoding prolipoprotein diacylglyceryl transferase, with protein MLLATFTSPGPVLVQLGPFSLRWYGLLIATAVLLGLLLAMRLGRQRGVDPALIADLLPLMVLGAVIGARAYYVVLEWNHQFRGAGLIDLIAIWRGGIAIHGALIGGTLVTILFCRWRRQRFWPLLDVLVPAVALGQAIGRWGNFFNSEAFGLPTNLPWGLTIPPASRPLQFLDRSTFHPTFLYESIWNLGVCALLLLLIRQAARGRLRLPDGALSCVYLMAYSSGRVWIEALRLDPLCLVGLPPFCAGGLRMAQLMSLLLIVLGGLGLWWLLIRRRPLPDPSGVPA; from the coding sequence ATGCTGCTGGCCACCTTCACCTCTCCGGGGCCTGTGCTGGTTCAGCTGGGCCCCTTTTCCCTGCGCTGGTACGGCCTGCTCATCGCCACGGCGGTGCTGCTCGGCCTGCTGCTGGCGATGCGCCTCGGGCGCCAGCGGGGCGTCGATCCCGCGCTGATCGCCGATCTGCTGCCGCTGATGGTGCTCGGCGCCGTGATCGGAGCCCGCGCCTATTACGTGGTGCTGGAGTGGAACCATCAGTTCCGCGGGGCTGGGCTGATCGATCTGATCGCCATCTGGAGGGGCGGCATCGCCATTCATGGCGCCCTGATCGGCGGCACCCTGGTGACGATCCTGTTCTGCCGCTGGCGCCGCCAGCGCTTCTGGCCGCTGCTTGATGTGCTGGTGCCCGCCGTGGCGCTGGGCCAGGCCATCGGCCGTTGGGGCAATTTCTTCAACTCCGAGGCCTTCGGCCTGCCCACAAACCTGCCCTGGGGGCTGACGATTCCGCCCGCCAGCCGGCCGCTGCAGTTCCTGGATCGCAGCACCTTCCACCCCACCTTTCTGTACGAATCCATCTGGAATCTTGGGGTCTGTGCGCTGCTGCTGCTGCTCATCCGCCAGGCTGCCCGGGGGCGCCTGCGGCTGCCCGATGGGGCGCTCAGCTGCGTCTACCTGATGGCCTACAGCAGCGGCCGCGTCTGGATCGAGGCCCTGCGTCTCGACCCGCTCTGCCTGGTGGGTCTGCCCCCGTTCTGCGCCGGGGGCCTGCGGATGGCCCAGCTGATGAGCCTGCTGCTGATCGTCCTCGGAGGCCTCGGGTTGTGGTGGTTGCTGATCAGACGCCGTCCGCTCCCCGACCCCAGCGGGGTTCCGGCTTGA
- the petA gene encoding cytochrome f, which yields MRRTLSLLFGSLLSISVLLLGATPSWAYPFWAQQNYDYPREATGKLACANCHLAKKPTHVELPQAVFPDEVFKVEVEIPYDTAVQQVAGDGSSTGLNVGAVVMLPDGFKLAPADRLSDELKEETAGVYVTTWNEDNPNILLVGPLPGDQHQKIVFPILSPDPAEDSSIHFGKYQLHVGGNRGRGQVYPTGEKSNNTVFTASAAGTITAINAGDNGASVIEIQTADGSVSETIPAGPTLEVAVGDEVAAGAPLTNDPNVGGFGQLDAEVVLQNPVRIYGLLAFFAAVALAQIMLVLKKRQIEKVQAAEGV from the coding sequence ATGCGCCGCACCCTCTCCCTGCTCTTCGGCAGCCTGCTCTCGATCTCGGTCCTGCTGCTGGGCGCCACCCCCAGCTGGGCCTATCCCTTCTGGGCGCAGCAGAACTACGACTATCCGCGTGAAGCCACCGGCAAGCTGGCCTGCGCCAACTGCCACCTGGCCAAGAAGCCGACCCACGTGGAGCTCCCCCAGGCCGTGTTCCCGGATGAGGTGTTCAAGGTCGAGGTCGAGATCCCGTACGACACCGCCGTGCAGCAGGTGGCCGGTGACGGCAGCTCCACCGGTCTGAACGTCGGTGCCGTGGTGATGCTGCCCGACGGCTTCAAGCTCGCTCCGGCCGATCGCCTCAGCGATGAGCTCAAGGAGGAGACCGCCGGCGTCTACGTCACCACCTGGAACGAGGACAACCCCAACATTCTCCTGGTGGGTCCTCTGCCCGGTGATCAGCACCAGAAGATCGTCTTCCCGATCCTCTCGCCCGATCCGGCCGAGGACAGCTCCATTCACTTCGGCAAGTACCAGCTGCACGTCGGTGGCAACCGTGGCCGCGGCCAGGTGTATCCCACCGGTGAGAAGAGCAACAACACCGTCTTCACCGCTTCGGCCGCCGGCACGATCACGGCCATCAACGCCGGCGACAACGGCGCTAGCGTGATCGAGATTCAGACGGCCGATGGCAGCGTCAGCGAAACCATCCCGGCCGGCCCCACCCTGGAGGTTGCCGTGGGTGATGAGGTTGCCGCCGGTGCACCCCTGACCAACGACCCCAACGTCGGCGGCTTCGGCCAGCTCGATGCCGAGGTGGTTCTTCAGAACCCGGTGCGCATCTACGGTCTGCTCGCCTTCTTCGCCGCCGTGGCCCTCGCCCAGATCATGCTGGTGCTCAAGAAGCGTCAGATCGAGAAGGTGCAGGCTGCGGAGGGCGTCTGA
- the petC gene encoding cytochrome b6-f complex iron-sulfur subunit → MTQFPAASSSGDVPGMGRRQFMNLLTFGSVTGVALGALYPVVNYFIPPRAAGGGGGTTAKDELGNTVTASGWLATHKEGDRNLVQGLKGDPTYLLVEGSDAIGNYGINAICTHLGCVVPWNAAANKFMCPCHGSQYDATGKVVRGPAPLSLALAHVSVENDNVFLSQWTETDFRTGDKPWWA, encoded by the coding sequence ATGACCCAGTTCCCTGCGGCCTCTTCGAGCGGTGATGTGCCCGGCATGGGTCGTCGGCAGTTCATGAACCTGCTGACCTTCGGTTCCGTCACCGGCGTGGCCCTCGGGGCGCTCTATCCGGTGGTCAATTACTTCATCCCGCCGCGTGCCGCCGGCGGCGGTGGCGGCACCACCGCCAAGGATGAGCTGGGCAACACCGTCACCGCCAGCGGCTGGCTCGCCACCCATAAGGAGGGCGATCGCAACCTGGTCCAGGGCCTCAAGGGCGACCCCACCTACCTGCTCGTCGAGGGCTCCGATGCCATCGGCAACTACGGCATCAACGCCATCTGCACCCACCTGGGCTGCGTGGTGCCCTGGAATGCCGCCGCCAACAAGTTCATGTGCCCCTGCCACGGCTCCCAGTACGACGCCACGGGCAAGGTGGTCCGCGGTCCCGCCCCTCTCTCCCTGGCCCTGGCCCACGTCTCGGTCGAGAACGACAACGTCTTCCTGAGCCAGTGGACCGAAACCGATTTCCGCACCGGCGACAAGCCCTGGTGGGCCTGA
- a CDS encoding DUF3067 family protein, translated as MLRFDSPANEEPAPPLQADEVLALLRARWQASHGLQLVQRNGRLYFQVIWNHLEQQSFPLSEADYREALEEIVASLNGLGVADQVRSWLQTTRDRPRLGRALSLPLELPAGRASEFLL; from the coding sequence GTGCTCCGCTTCGATTCCCCCGCGAACGAAGAGCCAGCCCCGCCGCTGCAGGCGGACGAGGTGCTGGCGCTGCTGCGTGCCCGCTGGCAGGCCTCCCACGGTCTGCAGCTGGTCCAGCGCAACGGCCGCCTCTATTTCCAGGTGATCTGGAACCACCTGGAGCAGCAGTCCTTTCCGCTGAGCGAGGCCGACTACCGCGAGGCGCTGGAGGAGATCGTCGCCAGCCTCAACGGCCTCGGCGTCGCCGATCAGGTGCGCAGCTGGCTGCAGACCACCCGGGACAGACCGCGGCTGGGCCGGGCCCTGTCGCTGCCCCTGGAGCTGCCGGCGGGCCGGGCCAGCGAATTTCTGCTCTGA
- the tatC gene encoding twin-arginine translocase subunit TatC, translating into MPLVDHLEELRRRVLRSLLAVVVAAAGCLVFVRPLVKLLEAPAQGIRFLQLAPGEFLFVSLKVAGYAGLTLAIPWILFEGLAFVLPGLTRKERRLVAPTVAGSTVLFAAGLAFAWWALVPAALRFLVSYGADVVEPIWSIERYLDFVLLLMVATALAFQLPVLQLLLGALGLVDARRMLGAWRWVVLVSALAGAVLTPSTDPVTMLLLSGAITALYLIGVGLVAVVSRPKQRFGQA; encoded by the coding sequence ATGCCCCTGGTGGACCACCTCGAAGAGCTGCGCCGGCGGGTGCTGCGCAGCCTGCTGGCGGTGGTGGTGGCGGCGGCCGGCTGCCTGGTGTTCGTGCGGCCGCTGGTGAAGCTGCTGGAGGCCCCGGCTCAGGGGATCCGCTTCCTGCAGCTGGCCCCCGGCGAGTTCCTGTTCGTGTCGCTGAAGGTGGCGGGCTACGCCGGCCTCACCCTGGCGATTCCCTGGATTCTGTTCGAAGGGCTGGCCTTCGTGCTGCCCGGCCTGACGCGAAAGGAGCGTCGCCTGGTGGCTCCCACCGTTGCGGGCTCCACCGTCCTGTTCGCGGCCGGGCTGGCCTTTGCCTGGTGGGCGCTGGTGCCGGCGGCCCTGCGCTTTCTGGTCAGCTATGGCGCCGATGTGGTGGAGCCGATCTGGTCGATCGAGCGCTATCTCGACTTCGTGCTGCTGCTGATGGTGGCCACGGCCCTGGCCTTCCAGCTGCCGGTGCTGCAGCTGCTGCTCGGGGCTCTCGGGCTGGTGGATGCCCGCCGCATGCTCGGCGCCTGGCGCTGGGTGGTGCTGGTGAGCGCCCTGGCCGGGGCGGTGCTCACCCCTTCCACCGATCCGGTGACGATGCTGCTTCTCAGCGGGGCGATCACGGCCCTCTATCTGATCGGTGTGGGCCTGGTGGCGGTTGTGTCGCGTCCGAAGCAGCGCTTCGGCCAGGCCTGA
- a CDS encoding NFACT family protein, with amino-acid sequence MHNPVPTAAIPASPSATPSGTPTLQPLDYTSLRAVLAELEPVVVPSRFEKAQQSDAHTLQLGLRGLQGTQWLELSWLAEAPRLLAIPPPPRQGDGSTLAQQLQHGLRGLALVALHQPAWERVVELRFAPRPGEPVERSLLLELMGRHSNLFLLDGERRVIALARQVRDRQSRLRPIGTGDPYQPPPSQAGEPPRPQESFESWRQRLSLLPLPLGKALLGAYQGTSPALVRQLLADPSWAALPVHALSDSQWQALWQRWRQWLDSLERSCFELQWGPCRSFRCWLPGPRPESLAGASAPPGLFGQERCRDAGFRGEPPDGASCGSNAQPSAVVAGAAPAVGVIGSGGAFASAAGEATVPAAVERDGSGRGRSASAVRSAAADASLPINRGLAEYYGARLAERTWRQRRQTLETRLRNAMARELELLAQQQALLDAVPAAEELQRRADGLLCLPEPTRETIDEAQGLYRRARKLRRSVAAITPRIALHRQHLEGLETSLTFLDQLDRDAELAPLEEELLEQLERLRPRGAGEPAGGRSRGRRRQGGQGEPQPLELRSSGGLRLQVGRNHRQNEWISLRQARRGDLWFHAQELPGSHVVLKGSEAPPGEADLQAAADLAAHFSRGRGNRRVPVLMVAAETLQRIPGAEPGTVRHRGGEVLWGEPERAQALLQVADRPAEPGSETPRAEPKATSLQGEAPTGPSAAGAS; translated from the coding sequence ATGCACAACCCGGTCCCCACCGCTGCGATCCCTGCCTCGCCGTCGGCGACGCCTTCCGGCACGCCGACCCTGCAGCCGCTCGACTACACCAGCCTGCGGGCGGTGCTTGCCGAGCTGGAGCCCGTCGTGGTGCCCAGCCGCTTCGAGAAGGCGCAGCAGAGCGATGCCCACACCCTGCAGCTGGGTCTGCGTGGCCTGCAGGGCACCCAGTGGCTGGAGCTGAGCTGGCTGGCGGAGGCACCGCGGCTGCTGGCGATTCCACCGCCGCCGCGCCAGGGAGACGGCAGCACCCTGGCCCAGCAGCTGCAGCACGGCCTGCGCGGCCTGGCGCTGGTGGCGCTGCATCAGCCCGCCTGGGAGCGGGTGGTGGAGCTGCGCTTCGCGCCCAGGCCCGGCGAGCCCGTCGAGCGCTCCCTGCTGCTGGAGCTGATGGGCCGCCACAGCAACCTGTTCCTGCTCGACGGCGAGCGGCGCGTGATCGCCCTGGCCCGTCAGGTGCGTGACCGCCAGTCGCGGCTGCGGCCGATCGGCACCGGCGACCCCTATCAGCCGCCTCCCTCCCAGGCGGGAGAGCCGCCGCGGCCGCAGGAGAGCTTCGAGTCCTGGCGCCAGCGGCTCAGCCTGCTGCCCCTGCCCCTGGGCAAGGCCCTGCTGGGGGCCTATCAGGGCACCAGCCCGGCCCTCGTGCGCCAGCTCCTGGCGGATCCCTCCTGGGCCGCCCTGCCGGTGCATGCGCTCTCCGACAGCCAGTGGCAGGCCCTCTGGCAGCGCTGGCGGCAATGGCTGGACAGCCTGGAGCGGTCGTGCTTTGAGCTGCAGTGGGGGCCCTGCCGCAGCTTCCGCTGCTGGCTGCCGGGCCCGAGGCCCGAATCGCTCGCCGGGGCATCGGCGCCTCCCGGGCTGTTCGGCCAGGAACGATGCCGTGACGCAGGGTTCCGCGGCGAGCCGCCAGACGGCGCATCCTGCGGCTCGAATGCGCAGCCATCGGCTGTCGTCGCCGGTGCGGCGCCTGCTGTGGGGGTGATCGGCTCCGGCGGCGCTTTCGCCTCTGCGGCGGGCGAAGCCACGGTTCCCGCTGCGGTCGAGCGGGACGGATCCGGCCGCGGTCGTTCGGCGTCGGCGGTGAGGAGTGCGGCGGCTGACGCCTCCCTGCCGATCAACCGGGGCCTGGCCGAGTACTACGGCGCGCGGCTGGCGGAGCGGACCTGGCGCCAGCGCCGCCAGACCCTGGAGACCCGGCTGCGCAACGCCATGGCCCGGGAGCTGGAGCTGCTGGCGCAGCAGCAGGCTCTGCTGGACGCTGTGCCCGCTGCCGAGGAGCTGCAGCGGCGCGCCGACGGCCTGCTCTGCCTGCCCGAGCCCACGCGCGAGACGATCGACGAGGCTCAGGGCCTGTACCGCCGGGCCCGCAAGCTGCGGCGCTCCGTGGCGGCGATCACCCCCAGGATCGCTCTGCACCGCCAGCACCTGGAGGGGCTGGAGACCAGCCTCACCTTCCTGGACCAGCTCGATCGGGATGCCGAGCTGGCGCCCCTGGAGGAGGAGCTGCTGGAGCAGCTGGAGCGGCTGCGGCCCCGGGGGGCCGGCGAGCCTGCGGGCGGCCGCAGCCGGGGGCGGCGACGGCAGGGGGGGCAGGGCGAGCCCCAGCCCCTGGAGCTGCGCAGCTCCGGTGGCCTGAGGCTGCAGGTGGGCCGCAACCACCGCCAGAACGAGTGGATCAGCCTGCGCCAGGCCCGCCGCGGCGATCTCTGGTTCCACGCCCAGGAGCTGCCCGGCAGCCATGTGGTGCTCAAGGGTTCGGAAGCACCGCCCGGCGAGGCTGATCTGCAGGCCGCGGCCGATCTGGCGGCCCACTTCAGCCGCGGCCGTGGCAACCGTCGGGTGCCGGTGCTGATGGTGGCGGCCGAGACGCTGCAGCGCATCCCCGGCGCCGAGCCCGGCACCGTGCGCCATCGCGGTGGTGAGGTGCTGTGGGGCGAACCGGAGCGGGCGCAGGCACTGCTGCAGGTGGCGGACCGGCCGGCCGAGCCCGGGAGCGAGACGCCGCGAGCCGAACCGAAGGCCACCTCCCTGCAGGGAGAGGCGCCAACGGGGCCGTCCGCCGCGGGCGCCTCCTAA
- the gmk gene encoding guanylate kinase — protein MTSATPPAGGRLTVLTGPSGVGKGTLVKLLLERHPEIWLSVSATTRTPRQGEEEGRSYFFLSRQAFEQRAAEGGLLEWAEFAGNLYGTPRQPVEEHLAGGRPVLLEIELEGARQVRRSFPAGFQVFLEPPSFEELERRIRGRGTDSEEAISRRLERARVELDAAPEFDARLVNGDLETALAELERLMGLNG, from the coding sequence ATGACCAGCGCAACGCCTCCCGCCGGCGGCCGGCTGACGGTGCTCACCGGACCGAGCGGCGTCGGCAAGGGCACCCTGGTGAAGCTGCTGCTGGAGCGCCACCCCGAGATCTGGCTGTCGGTGTCGGCCACCACCCGCACGCCCCGCCAGGGGGAGGAGGAGGGTCGCAGCTACTTCTTCCTGTCGCGCCAGGCCTTCGAGCAGCGTGCGGCGGAAGGGGGCCTGCTGGAGTGGGCCGAGTTCGCCGGCAACCTCTACGGCACCCCGCGCCAGCCGGTGGAGGAGCACCTCGCCGGGGGCCGGCCGGTGCTGCTGGAGATCGAGCTGGAGGGGGCGCGCCAGGTGCGCCGCAGCTTTCCAGCCGGCTTTCAGGTGTTCCTGGAGCCGCCGTCGTTCGAGGAGCTGGAGCGCCGCATCCGCGGCCGCGGCACCGACAGCGAGGAGGCGATCAGCAGACGGCTGGAGCGGGCCCGGGTCGAACTGGACGCCGCGCCGGAATTCGATGCCCGTCTCGTCAACGGCGACCTGGAGACCGCCCTGGCCGAGCTGGAACGGTTGATGGGCCTGAACGGCTGA
- the psaJ gene encoding photosystem I reaction center subunit IX gives MKKFLTTAPVFAAIWFTVTAGIMIEFNRFFPDLLFHPL, from the coding sequence ATGAAGAAGTTTCTGACCACTGCTCCCGTGTTCGCCGCGATCTGGTTCACCGTGACCGCCGGCATCATGATCGAGTTCAACCGGTTCTTCCCCGATCTGCTGTTTCACCCCCTCTGA